The following coding sequences lie in one Benincasa hispida cultivar B227 chromosome 6, ASM972705v1, whole genome shotgun sequence genomic window:
- the LOC120079271 gene encoding cytochrome c oxidase subunit 2-like, producing MSVGEPLLLGGYLCGGSDGTDYLDSAWGLEQPCAGSAVVSFNDPSHKTLEVSEHSSGFYYVSYRTCEYSDYNNSDEQSLTFDSYRIPEDDLELGQSRLLEVDNRVVLPAKTHLRIIITPVDVPHSWAIPSLGVKCDVVPGRLNQISILEKRPRSNKL from the exons ATGTCTGTAGGTGAACCCCTTCTTTTAGGTGGTTATCTGTGTGGAGGTAGTGATGGTACTGATTACTTGGACTCTGCTTGGGGTCTGGAACAACCCTGTGCAGGGAGTGCGGTGGTTTCTTttaatgacccttcacataaGACTTTAGAAGTCTCTGAGCATTCTTCTGGGTTCTACT ATGTGTCGTATCGGACTTGTGAGTATTCTGACTATAACAATTCCGATGAACAGTCACTCACTTTTGACAGTTATAGGATTCCAGAAGATGATCTAGAATTGGGTCAATCACGTTTATTAGAAGTGGACAATAGAGTGGTTCTACCAGCCAAAACTCATCTACGTATTATTATAACACCTGTTGATGTACCTCATAGTTGGGCTATACCTTCCTTAGGTGTCAAATGTGATGTTGTACCTGGTCGTTTAAATCAGATCTCCATTTTGGAGAAGCGCCCTCGATCAAACAAACTGTGA
- the LOC120080114 gene encoding cytokinin dehydrogenase 3-like → MNENLPIPAYFIITFFISRLKSSINKSKAWTALNHQPNTLRHDPEALTLASSDYGNMVKEIPAAVLEPSSINGVVHLISYAYNNSAPFQIAARGQGHSVRGQAMAKNGVVIDMSALRRNRKTPGIVVSRRWTTGEFYADVGGEQLWIDVLNATLAYGVTPVSWTDYLYITVGGTLSNGGISGQSFRYGPQVSNVVEMDVVTGKGNMVTCSPKRNSELFHAVLGGLGQFGIIARARIALEPAPTRVKWVRMLYSNFSAFTKDQERLISLNGRKQTNALNYLEGLVLLHHGSPDSWRSSFFPPSDHPRIISLANQNSVIYCLEVVKYYDDHTQSTIDKELEVLLEGLDYESGFKFEKDVTYVEFLNRVRNGELKLKSKGLWDVPHPWLNLFVPRSRILDFESGVFKDIVLRRNVTRGPILIYPMNRSKWDDRNSTVIPDEEVFYTIGFLHSSGFDDWKKFEEQNQEILEYCGKSGIEIKQYLPHYKTQTQWIQHFGSKWTTFRDNKFKFDPKHILSPGQNIFNS, encoded by the exons ATGAATGAGAATCTTCCAATTCCAGCTTATTTCATAATCACTTTTTTCATAAGCCGTTTAAAATCAAGCATAAACAAATCCAAGGCATGGACAGCCTTAAACCACCAACCAAACACCCTCCGACACGATCCCGAAGCTTTAACCTTAGCCTCCTCGGATTACGGCAACATGGTTAAAGAAATCCCTGCTGCAGTTCTCGAACCATCCTCAATAAACGGCGTCGTTCACCTAATCTCTTATGCTTACAACAATTCCGCTCCGTTTCAAATAGCCGCAAGAGGACAAGGACATTCCGTACGAGGTCAAGCAATGGCCAAAAACGGCGTCGTTATCGACATGTCGGCGCTTCGCCGGAATCGGAAAACCCCCGGAATCGTTGTCTCCCGCCGTTGGACTACGGGGGAATTTTACGCTGATGTTGGCGGGGAACAGCTGTGGATTGACGTGTTGAATGCCACGTTGGCGTATGGGGTCACGCCAGTTTCGTGGACGGATTATTTGTATATCACGGTCGGGGGGACGTTATCAAATGGAGGGATCAGCGGGCAGAGTTTCCGGTACGGTCCGCAGGTCAGCAATGTGGTGGAGATGGATGTCGTTACTG ggAAAGGGAATATGGTGACTTGCTCTCCCAAAAGGAATTCTGAGCTTTTCCATGCGGTTCTTGGAGGGTTGGGTCAATTTGGAATTATTGCTCGGGCAAGAATCGCTTTGGAACCGGCTCCAACTagg GTTAAATGGGTACGAATGCTGTATAGTAACTTTTCCGCATTCACAAAAGACCAAGAGCGATTGATCTCATTGAATGGAAGGAAACAAACGAATGCACTTAATTATTTGGAGGGTTTGGTTCTGCTGCATCATGGCTCACCGGATAGTTGGCGCTCCTCATTCTTTCCACCGTCCGATCATCCCAGAATAATCTCCCTGGCCAATCAAAACTCTGTCATTTATTGCCTTGAAGTTGTTAAATATTATGATGATCATACTCAATCTACGATAGATAAG GAGCTTGAAGTATTACTAGAAGGCTTAGATTATGAGAGCGGGTTCAAGTTTGAGAAAGATGTGACATATGTTGAATTTCTAAATAGGGTTAGGAATGGAGAATTGAAGCTTAAATCTAAGGGGTTATGGGATGTTCCTCATCCATGGTTGAATCTATTTGTACCAAGATCTCGTATCTTGGATTTCGAATCGGGTGTTTTCAAGGACATAGTATTAAGACGAAACGTAACAAGAGGACCTATCTTGATATATCCAATGAATCGATCCAA ATGGGACGATAGAAACTCAACAGTAATACCAGATGAAGAAGTGTTCTACACGATAGGGTTTTTGCATTCAAGTGGGTTTGATGATTGGAAAAAGTTTGAAGAACAAAACCAAGAGATATTGGAATATTGCGGGAAATCAGGCATTGAAATCAAACAATATCTTCCACATTACAAAACACAGACACAATGGATCCAACATTTTGGTTCCAAATGGACAACTTTCCGAGATAACAAATTCAAGTTTGACCCTAAACATATTCTCTCTCCAGGACAAAACATTTTCAATTcctga